The following proteins come from a genomic window of Geminicoccaceae bacterium SCSIO 64248:
- a CDS encoding Nramp family divalent metal transporter: MSASAENIKTRELATPDDPYNLTPEGIMEPPVGWAHSLKHLGPGLILSASIVGSGELVATTALGATAGFALLWLVIFSTLVKVAVQIELARWTISTGEPALTGYNKVGPHVGRVGWINILWTIMALSKILQIGGVLGGTALALSILLPLGGDPLGGVSLALWTIILAAASIFMLYSNNYSLIEKGATVLVVIFSFVTILIALGLPFTPFAYSSQDVMSGLMFTIPVGALGAAIAMFGITGVGADEITFYTYWCVEKGYARYVGPNDGSEAWKRRAKGWIGVMYKDAMLSWFIYTFGTVAFFIMGAAVLHTQGLAPKGNEMITTLSRMYTDTLGEWASALFLVGAVAVLGSTLWAAIPSWSRMYVNLLSVIGVVNWKDSLQRTRWIRGFTVGLPIVWGLAFLTIQSPVVMIQIGGIATGIFLLAVVVAVWHLRNKETDPALHGGGFFNAALVVSSIAIALLGVYSVLNVFGAI; the protein is encoded by the coding sequence TTGAGCGCCAGCGCCGAGAACATCAAGACGAGGGAGCTCGCGACTCCCGACGATCCCTACAACCTGACGCCCGAAGGCATCATGGAGCCGCCTGTCGGCTGGGCGCACAGCCTGAAGCATCTCGGGCCTGGCCTGATCCTCAGCGCGTCGATCGTCGGCTCGGGCGAACTGGTCGCCACGACCGCGCTCGGCGCGACCGCCGGCTTCGCCCTGCTCTGGCTCGTGATCTTCAGCACCCTGGTGAAGGTCGCCGTGCAGATCGAGCTCGCGCGCTGGACGATCTCGACCGGCGAGCCGGCGCTGACCGGCTACAACAAGGTCGGGCCCCATGTCGGCCGGGTGGGCTGGATCAACATCCTCTGGACGATCATGGCCTTGTCCAAGATCCTCCAGATCGGCGGCGTGCTGGGCGGGACGGCCCTGGCGCTCAGCATCCTCCTGCCTCTGGGCGGCGATCCCCTGGGCGGTGTGTCGCTCGCGCTCTGGACGATCATCCTGGCCGCCGCGAGCATCTTCATGCTCTACTCGAACAACTACAGCCTGATCGAGAAGGGCGCGACGGTTCTGGTCGTGATCTTCTCGTTCGTGACCATCCTGATCGCGCTCGGGCTGCCCTTCACGCCCTTCGCCTATTCCTCGCAGGACGTCATGAGCGGCCTGATGTTCACCATTCCGGTGGGCGCGCTCGGCGCGGCGATCGCGATGTTCGGCATAACCGGCGTCGGCGCTGACGAGATCACCTTCTACACCTATTGGTGCGTGGAGAAGGGGTACGCCCGCTATGTCGGCCCGAACGACGGCAGCGAGGCCTGGAAGCGCCGGGCCAAGGGGTGGATCGGCGTGATGTACAAGGACGCGATGCTGTCCTGGTTCATCTACACCTTCGGCACGGTCGCCTTCTTCATCATGGGCGCCGCCGTCCTGCACACCCAGGGCCTGGCACCGAAGGGCAACGAGATGATCACCACGTTGTCCCGCATGTACACCGACACGCTGGGCGAATGGGCGTCCGCCCTGTTCCTGGTGGGCGCCGTCGCCGTTCTGGGCTCGACCTTGTGGGCGGCGATCCCGAGCTGGTCGCGCATGTACGTCAACCTTCTGTCCGTGATCGGCGTGGTGAACTGGAAGGACTCCCTGCAGCGCACGCGCTGGATCCGCGGCTTCACCGTCGGCCTTCCGATCGTCTGGGGGCTCGCCTTTCTGACCATCCAATCGCCGGTGGTCATGATCCAGATCGGCGGCATCGCCACGGGCATCTTCCTCCTGGCGGTCGTGGTGGCGGTCTGGCATCTGCGCAACAAGGAGACCGATCCTGCCTTGCATGGCGGAGGCTTCTTCAACGCCGCCCTCGTGGTCAGCAGCATCGCGATCGCGCTCCTGGGCGTGTACTCGGTCCTGAACGTGTTCGGCGCGATCTGA
- a CDS encoding ABC transporter ATP-binding protein gives MAEPLLDVRDLRITFKGAQGTNEAVRGVSFSIGREKVGIVGESGSGKSLTGRSILKLTPKTARVEAERIEFDGVDLMRASERAMRHIRGNRISMILQDPKFSLNPLMRVGQQITEAYRLHHKVAAAEAKSRALAMLDAVHIREPERVFRLYPHEVSGGMGQRIMIAMMLIPEPDLIIADEPTSALDVTVRRQVLTILDELVSRRGAGLVFISHDLNLVADFCDRVLVMYAGRILEDLPARDLRHARHPYTQALLDSLPRLDQPTDVLKVPVRDASWLTGPTFQGMGR, from the coding sequence ATGGCTGAACCCCTGCTCGACGTCCGGGACCTGCGCATCACCTTCAAGGGCGCGCAGGGAACCAACGAGGCGGTGCGCGGCGTGTCGTTCTCTATCGGCCGCGAGAAGGTCGGCATCGTCGGCGAATCCGGGTCGGGCAAGTCGCTGACCGGCCGCTCGATCCTGAAGCTCACGCCGAAGACCGCCCGCGTCGAGGCGGAGCGGATCGAATTCGACGGCGTCGACCTGATGCGTGCCTCCGAGCGGGCGATGCGCCACATTCGCGGCAATCGGATCTCGATGATCCTCCAGGACCCCAAATTCTCGCTCAACCCCCTGATGCGGGTCGGCCAGCAGATCACCGAGGCCTACCGCCTGCATCACAAGGTGGCCGCCGCCGAGGCGAAGAGCCGCGCGCTCGCCATGCTCGACGCCGTGCACATCCGCGAGCCCGAGCGGGTGTTCCGCCTCTACCCGCATGAGGTGTCGGGCGGCATGGGCCAGCGCATCATGATCGCCATGATGCTCATCCCCGAGCCCGATCTCATCATCGCCGACGAACCAACCTCGGCGCTCGACGTGACCGTGCGCCGGCAGGTGCTCACCATCCTGGACGAACTGGTCAGCCGGCGCGGTGCCGGGCTCGTCTTCATCAGCCACGACCTCAACCTCGTGGCCGATTTCTGCGACCGCGTGCTGGTCATGTATGCCGGGCGCATCCTCGAGGACCTGCCGGCCCGCGACCTGCGCCACGCGCGCCACCCCTACACGCAGGCCCTGCTCGACAGCCTGCCGCGGCTCGACCAGCCGACCGACGTCTTGAAGGTGCCGGTCCGCGACGCCTCGTGGCTGACCGGGCCGACGTTCCAGGGAATGGGCCGATGA
- a CDS encoding ABC transporter ATP-binding protein has protein sequence MSAGSDIMLQADRLRVRFGHGDAETTAVDDVSFRLRRGESFGLIGESGCGKSTVLRAVVGLNTEYDGAVLFRGREVPARRGKDFFRHVQMVFQDPYGSLHPRKIVQNVLLEPLRIHGFDRRQQRIDEVLEAVGLGPAFRFRYPHELSGGQRQRVAIARCLILEPEVLLLDEPTSALDVSVQAEILNLLKRLRAERDLTFLMVSHDLAVVTHLCERIAMMNHGRLVEEMTADDVRASRARDPYTRSFLEASVGYRPMQDVA, from the coding sequence ATGAGCGCAGGATCCGACATCATGCTCCAGGCGGACCGGCTGCGCGTGCGGTTCGGTCACGGCGATGCCGAGACGACGGCGGTCGACGACGTCTCCTTCCGCCTGCGACGCGGCGAGAGCTTCGGGCTGATCGGCGAGTCGGGCTGCGGCAAGTCGACCGTACTCCGCGCCGTGGTCGGCCTCAACACCGAGTATGACGGCGCCGTCCTCTTCCGCGGCCGTGAGGTTCCCGCCAGGCGCGGCAAGGACTTCTTCCGCCACGTCCAGATGGTCTTCCAGGACCCCTACGGCTCGCTGCACCCGCGCAAGATCGTGCAGAACGTCCTGCTCGAACCCTTGCGCATCCACGGCTTCGACCGGCGCCAGCAACGGATTGACGAGGTGCTGGAGGCGGTCGGTCTCGGGCCGGCGTTCCGTTTCCGCTACCCGCACGAGCTCTCGGGCGGCCAGCGCCAGCGCGTCGCCATCGCGCGCTGCCTCATCCTCGAGCCGGAGGTCCTGCTGCTGGACGAACCGACCTCGGCGCTCGACGTCTCCGTCCAGGCCGAGATCCTCAACCTGCTGAAGCGGCTGCGGGCCGAGCGCGACCTGACCTTCCTCATGGTCAGCCACGACCTGGCCGTCGTCACCCACTTGTGCGAGCGGATCGCCATGATGAACCACGGCCGCCTGGTCGAGGAGATGACGGCCGACGATGTCCGCGCCTCGCGCGCCCGCGACCCCTACACCCGCAGCTTTCTCGAGGCGAGCGTCGGCTACCGCCCGATGCAGGATGTCGCCTGA
- a CDS encoding serine hydrolase, whose amino-acid sequence MERGEHWPGPDWHALADPAGAGWSAAGLERVRACAEAIGTDALMLVQGGRTVFSMGDLARRYLCHSIRKSFLSALIGLAVEEGSIDLAATLDTLGIDDKEGLSEREKLATVYDLLTARSGVYHPAGFESPWMRSIKEARGTHGPGTFWCYSNWDFNALGTIYSERTGLDIHEAFRDRIAAPLGMEDFRQDEERRDGWLAPDPCSDHPAYPFRLSARDLARFGLLYLRGGRWRDARVVPASWVAESVLPLSDAGPRGAYGYMWWVAREGTGLPGAILPAGSYSAQGVGGHYCLVIPPLDLIVVHRVDTDIEGRAVERFAFGRLVRLILQACGHRS is encoded by the coding sequence ATGGAACGGGGCGAGCACTGGCCCGGTCCCGATTGGCACGCGCTTGCCGATCCGGCCGGAGCGGGCTGGTCGGCGGCGGGGTTGGAGAGGGTCCGTGCGTGCGCCGAGGCGATCGGCACCGACGCCTTGATGCTCGTCCAGGGCGGACGGACCGTCTTCTCGATGGGCGATCTCGCGCGCCGCTATCTCTGCCACTCGATCCGCAAGAGCTTCCTGAGCGCGCTGATCGGCCTGGCCGTCGAGGAGGGCTCGATCGACCTCGCGGCGACGCTGGACACGCTCGGCATCGACGACAAGGAAGGGCTCAGCGAGCGCGAAAAGCTGGCGACCGTCTACGACCTGCTGACCGCGCGTTCGGGCGTCTATCATCCCGCGGGCTTCGAATCGCCCTGGATGCGCTCGATCAAGGAGGCGCGCGGCACGCACGGTCCCGGCACGTTCTGGTGCTACAGCAATTGGGACTTCAACGCGCTGGGCACAATCTACAGCGAGCGGACGGGCCTGGACATCCACGAGGCCTTTCGCGACCGCATCGCGGCCCCGCTCGGCATGGAGGACTTCCGCCAGGACGAGGAGCGCAGGGACGGCTGGCTGGCACCCGACCCGTGCTCGGATCATCCGGCCTATCCCTTCCGCCTGTCGGCGCGCGACCTCGCGCGGTTCGGCCTGCTCTATCTGCGCGGCGGCCGTTGGCGTGACGCGCGCGTCGTTCCCGCCTCCTGGGTCGCCGAGAGCGTCCTGCCGCTCTCCGACGCCGGCCCGCGCGGCGCTTATGGCTACATGTGGTGGGTCGCGCGCGAAGGGACCGGCCTGCCCGGCGCGATCCTGCCCGCCGGCAGCTACAGCGCCCAGGGCGTCGGCGGCCATTATTGCCTCGTCATCCCGCCGCTCGACCTGATCGTCGTCCATCGGGTCGACACCGACATCGAGGGCCGTGCGGTCGAACGCTTCGCCTTCGGCCGTCTGGTCCGCCTGATCCTCCAAGCCTGCGGCCACCGATCATGA
- a CDS encoding MmgE/PrpD family protein: MTESVIAHIARWCASDHDFSPTARERARHAIADTVACILAGIDDPSTLAVRRAFAAAIGTDGGVAVAGGGTASPACAALVNGTAAHALDYDDNFRPAISHASAVLVPALLAVAEAERVGGRALIDAYLVGLEAQAAVGRGVQPVHYTLGWHSTSTVGCIGTAAAVAWLQGQDEAGIARAISTSVSMAAGVKGQFGTAIKPVHAGLAARNAVEAAELAKAGMVGRLDILEGPQGFAELFATDDAPGWRDVTGRIGRPHVIESDGVLPKRHPCCGSTHLVLDALLDHKRMHGFEAREVRQVETLVGIANARNLAYPDPRDAMQARFSMQYCVARALVQDRLTLADFTDEAVAATDIRRLLPLIGMTAYSAGQERAALPGRLPHRISVHLDDGRVLEALRHDAKGAITDPFSEEDRRAKFQDCAAPRLGAARAEALYVLLSSLDGQDDVAFVADALAAVQAKAG; the protein is encoded by the coding sequence ATGACCGAAAGCGTCATCGCCCACATCGCCCGCTGGTGCGCATCGGACCACGATTTCAGCCCGACCGCGCGTGAACGGGCACGGCATGCGATCGCCGATACCGTCGCCTGCATCCTGGCCGGAATCGACGATCCCTCCACGCTGGCGGTGCGACGCGCCTTCGCGGCGGCGATCGGCACGGACGGCGGCGTCGCCGTGGCCGGCGGCGGCACGGCGTCGCCCGCTTGCGCCGCCCTGGTCAACGGCACGGCGGCGCACGCCCTCGACTACGACGACAATTTCCGTCCGGCGATCAGCCACGCGTCGGCCGTCCTGGTGCCCGCGCTTCTGGCCGTTGCCGAAGCGGAGCGCGTCGGGGGCCGGGCCCTGATCGACGCCTATCTCGTCGGCCTCGAAGCCCAGGCGGCGGTCGGCCGCGGCGTGCAGCCCGTCCACTACACGCTGGGCTGGCACTCGACCTCGACGGTGGGCTGCATCGGCACGGCCGCCGCGGTCGCCTGGCTCCAGGGCCAGGACGAGGCGGGCATCGCGCGGGCGATCAGCACAAGCGTCAGCATGGCCGCCGGCGTGAAAGGCCAGTTCGGCACGGCGATCAAGCCGGTCCACGCGGGCCTGGCGGCACGCAACGCCGTCGAGGCGGCCGAGCTTGCCAAGGCCGGCATGGTCGGCCGCCTGGACATCCTCGAAGGCCCGCAAGGCTTCGCCGAGCTGTTCGCGACCGACGACGCGCCGGGTTGGCGGGACGTGACCGGCAGGATCGGCCGTCCGCACGTGATCGAGAGCGACGGCGTATTGCCCAAGCGCCACCCCTGCTGCGGTTCGACCCATCTCGTCCTCGACGCCCTGCTCGACCACAAGCGCATGCACGGCTTCGAGGCTCGCGAGGTGAGGCAGGTCGAGACGCTGGTCGGCATCGCCAATGCCCGCAACCTCGCCTATCCCGATCCGCGCGACGCCATGCAGGCGCGCTTCTCCATGCAGTACTGCGTCGCCCGCGCGCTCGTGCAGGACCGCCTGACCCTGGCGGATTTCACGGACGAAGCGGTCGCTGCGACGGACATCCGGCGCCTGCTGCCGCTCATCGGCATGACCGCGTATTCCGCCGGTCAGGAGCGCGCCGCCCTGCCCGGCCGCCTGCCGCATCGGATCAGCGTACATCTCGATGACGGGCGGGTGCTGGAGGCCCTGCGCCACGACGCGAAAGGCGCGATCACCGACCCGTTCAGCGAGGAGGACAGGCGAGCCAAGTTCCAGGACTGCGCCGCCCCGCGCCTCGGCGCCGCGCGGGCGGAGGCGCTGTACGTCCTGCTGTCGTCGCTCGACGGGCAGGACGACGTCGCCTTCGTGGCCGATGCGCTGGCCGCCGTTCAGGCGAAGGCCGGCTGA
- a CDS encoding LysR family transcriptional regulator has translation MEAKWLEDFLDVATTRSFSRSACQRNVTQSALSRRVRQLEAWLGVPLFDRTTYPVRLTREGDAFALRAREILDLLQASRAELRQTYRDEAEILTFATLNSLSLAFFPPWIRQLEDELGSLRTRFADQWPTFRSTIDAFVDGSADFFLTYGDEAVAPMAALAGHDYHLLGKEQVLPVSIPDERGRPMHTLVGTRKPIRYLGYGTASFFGHRLAGLFAERPLPLAVVNENAMSVGLKAMVLAGQGVAWLPRGLIADELREGRLVTAGPRGWWLTVDIRLYRAQGRVRTCTSRFWRAISGLPEPLAAPVAAQPAFA, from the coding sequence GTGGAAGCGAAGTGGCTCGAGGACTTCCTCGACGTGGCGACGACCAGAAGCTTCTCGCGTTCCGCATGTCAGCGCAACGTGACCCAATCCGCGTTGAGCCGGCGCGTGCGTCAGCTCGAAGCCTGGCTGGGCGTGCCCCTGTTCGATCGCACGACCTATCCCGTGCGGCTGACGCGCGAGGGCGACGCCTTCGCGCTGCGTGCCCGTGAAATCCTCGATCTTCTCCAGGCCAGCCGGGCGGAACTGCGACAGACCTATCGTGACGAGGCCGAGATCCTGACCTTCGCGACGTTGAACAGCCTGTCCCTGGCCTTCTTCCCGCCCTGGATCCGCCAGCTCGAGGACGAGCTCGGATCGTTGCGCACGCGCTTTGCCGACCAATGGCCGACATTCCGCTCGACCATAGACGCCTTCGTCGACGGATCGGCCGACTTCTTCCTTACCTATGGCGACGAAGCGGTCGCGCCGATGGCGGCCCTCGCCGGCCACGACTACCATCTGCTCGGCAAGGAGCAGGTGCTTCCGGTCTCGATCCCGGACGAGCGGGGCCGGCCGATGCATACGCTCGTCGGCACGCGCAAGCCGATCCGGTATCTCGGCTACGGCACGGCCTCGTTCTTCGGGCACAGGCTGGCCGGCCTGTTCGCCGAGCGGCCGCTGCCTCTGGCGGTGGTCAACGAGAACGCCATGTCGGTCGGACTTAAGGCGATGGTCCTAGCCGGCCAGGGCGTCGCCTGGCTGCCGCGCGGCTTGATCGCCGACGAGTTGCGCGAGGGGCGGCTGGTGACGGCGGGCCCCCGTGGCTGGTGGCTGACGGTCGACATCCGCCTGTACCGCGCGCAGGGCCGCGTACGAACCTGCACGAGCCGGTTCTGGCGCGCGATTTCCGGCCTGCCGGAGCCTCTTGCCGCGCCCGTGGCCGCTCAGCCGGCCTTCGCCTGA
- a CDS encoding ABC transporter permease, with protein MGRTALRTLVSVAATLFGLAALTFLIGRLLPLDPVTAILGDNASQEAYDAMYRQLGLDQPILVQFGMYLRDLVTFDFGMALTTGRPVLSDIARVFPATLELATVAIVMGTSLGIPLGVLAAMYRNTVIDHTVRIVGLLGYSAPNFWLGLMGLVLFYATLEWVGGPGRIDFVYEWDIEPGTGFLLLDSAVQGKWEAFGNVFSHIILPASILAFGALAYISRMTRSFMIEQLGQEYVIAARVKGLSWARTVWIHAFRNIAVQVLTVVALAYAFLLEGAVLTETVFAWPGFGRYLTNALLVGDMNAVVGCTLLVGVIFVSLNLICDVLYRVFDPRTR; from the coding sequence GTGGGCAGGACGGCGCTGCGCACCCTCGTCTCGGTCGCGGCGACCCTGTTCGGCCTGGCTGCGCTGACCTTCCTGATCGGGCGGCTTCTGCCGCTCGATCCGGTGACGGCCATCCTGGGCGACAACGCCAGCCAGGAGGCCTACGACGCGATGTACCGCCAGCTGGGCCTGGACCAGCCGATCCTGGTCCAGTTCGGCATGTATCTCCGCGATCTCGTGACCTTCGACTTCGGCATGGCGCTGACCACCGGCCGGCCCGTGCTGTCGGACATCGCCCGCGTCTTCCCTGCGACGCTGGAGCTCGCGACGGTCGCCATCGTCATGGGCACCAGCCTCGGCATCCCGCTGGGCGTCCTGGCGGCGATGTACCGCAACACGGTGATCGACCACACCGTGCGCATCGTCGGCCTGCTCGGCTACTCCGCGCCGAATTTCTGGCTGGGCCTGATGGGCCTCGTCCTGTTCTACGCCACGCTGGAATGGGTCGGTGGACCGGGCCGGATCGACTTCGTGTACGAATGGGACATCGAGCCCGGCACCGGCTTCCTCCTGCTCGACAGCGCCGTGCAGGGCAAGTGGGAGGCCTTCGGCAACGTCTTCAGCCACATCATTCTGCCGGCCTCGATCCTGGCCTTCGGCGCGCTCGCCTATATCAGCCGCATGACGCGCAGCTTCATGATCGAACAGCTCGGCCAGGAATATGTCATCGCCGCGCGGGTGAAAGGCCTGTCCTGGGCGCGCACGGTCTGGATTCACGCCTTTCGCAACATCGCCGTGCAGGTCCTGACCGTTGTTGCCCTGGCCTACGCGTTCCTGCTCGAAGGCGCGGTGCTGACCGAGACCGTGTTCGCCTGGCCGGGCTTCGGCCGCTACCTGACCAACGCGCTCCTGGTCGGCGACATGAACGCCGTGGTCGGCTGCACGCTCCTGGTCGGCGTGATCTTCGTCAGCCTCAACCTGATCTGCGACGTGCTCTACCGCGTGTTCGATCCGAGGACCCGATGA
- a CDS encoding FdhF/YdeP family oxidoreductase: MTIKPYTGPAGGWGSAGSVTEILAREKTLLRGAAQLMHQNKPDGYACVSCAWAKPEQPHVFEFCENGVKALAWEATPKQASPAFFERHSVTELLGWADYDLEEAGRLTEPLRYDEGSDRYVPVAWDEAFEAIARELKAIDPKEAVFYASGRASLETSYMYALLARMYGTNNLPDSSNMCHESTSVALPKSIGIPVGTVQLADFETCDALFFFGQNVGSNSPRMLHPLQEASRRGVPIVTFNPLRERGLERFTNPQAPLEMATFDSTRISSQYHQVKAGGDSAALLGMCKTLIERDDEARAAGRAPILDWPFIEEHTHGFDAFAASAREARWEVLEHRSGLTRGAMEAAAAVYARAERVIGIYGMGLTQHKKGVQNVQMVVNLLLLRGNIGRPGAGICPVRGHSNVQGQRTVGISEKPDLVPLDRLAELYGFEPPREKGMNTVEACEAILAGTAKAFIGLGGNFVRAVPETQAMESAWRGMRLTVQIATKLNRSHLINGKVAYLLPCLGRTEADIQAGGPQAVTVEDSTSCIHGSIAKRPPPGEHLRSEPAIVAGLAKALLPPNPKLDWDGWVADYARIRDAIEATYPDQFRDFNARMWQPGGFHRPLGACERIWNTLTGKANFTVPETLAEDIDVTSERRDVLQLITLRSNDQFNTTVYGYRDRFRGVTGTRSVLFMHRNDIDRLGLSEGQGACLETAVDDGIARSMDGLQVVAYDIPEGCCATYYPECNLLIPLWHHAEESKVPAAKAIPVAVRKSLRAPANGAEA, from the coding sequence GTGACGATCAAGCCTTACACGGGTCCGGCGGGCGGCTGGGGCTCGGCGGGTTCCGTCACCGAGATCCTCGCCCGTGAGAAGACGCTTCTTCGCGGCGCCGCCCAGCTCATGCACCAGAACAAGCCGGACGGGTATGCCTGTGTCAGCTGCGCCTGGGCGAAGCCCGAGCAGCCGCATGTCTTCGAGTTCTGCGAGAACGGCGTGAAGGCGCTCGCCTGGGAGGCCACCCCCAAGCAGGCGTCGCCGGCGTTCTTCGAGCGGCACAGCGTCACCGAGTTGCTGGGGTGGGCCGATTACGACCTGGAAGAGGCCGGCCGCCTGACGGAGCCGCTCCGTTACGACGAGGGCTCAGACCGATACGTTCCCGTCGCTTGGGACGAGGCGTTCGAGGCGATCGCACGCGAGCTCAAGGCGATCGACCCGAAGGAGGCCGTCTTCTACGCGTCCGGACGAGCCTCGCTCGAGACCTCCTACATGTACGCGCTCCTCGCGCGGATGTACGGCACCAACAACCTGCCCGACAGCTCGAACATGTGCCACGAGAGCACGTCGGTCGCCCTGCCGAAGAGCATCGGCATACCGGTGGGCACAGTCCAACTGGCCGACTTCGAGACGTGCGACGCGCTGTTCTTCTTCGGCCAGAACGTCGGCAGCAACTCGCCGCGCATGCTCCACCCGCTTCAGGAAGCGAGCCGGCGCGGCGTGCCGATCGTGACCTTCAACCCGCTGCGCGAGCGCGGGCTGGAACGGTTTACCAACCCGCAGGCGCCGCTCGAGATGGCGACGTTCGACTCGACGCGGATCAGCTCGCAGTACCATCAGGTCAAGGCGGGCGGCGACAGCGCCGCGTTGCTCGGCATGTGCAAGACGCTGATCGAGCGCGACGACGAGGCGCGTGCGGCGGGCCGGGCGCCCATCCTGGATTGGCCCTTCATCGAGGAGCACACCCACGGCTTCGATGCGTTCGCAGCGTCCGCGCGCGAGGCGCGGTGGGAGGTGCTGGAGCACCGCTCCGGGCTGACACGCGGCGCGATGGAGGCGGCCGCCGCGGTCTATGCCAGGGCCGAGCGTGTCATCGGCATCTACGGCATGGGCCTGACCCAGCACAAAAAGGGCGTCCAGAACGTCCAGATGGTCGTCAACCTTCTGCTTCTGCGCGGCAATATCGGCCGTCCCGGCGCCGGGATCTGCCCCGTGCGGGGCCATTCCAACGTGCAGGGCCAGCGCACGGTCGGCATCTCCGAGAAGCCGGACCTCGTGCCGCTCGACCGCCTGGCCGAGCTCTACGGGTTCGAGCCGCCGCGCGAGAAGGGCATGAACACGGTCGAGGCGTGCGAGGCGATCCTCGCCGGCACGGCGAAGGCCTTCATCGGCCTGGGCGGGAATTTCGTCCGCGCCGTGCCCGAGACGCAGGCCATGGAGAGTGCGTGGCGCGGCATGCGCCTCACCGTGCAGATCGCGACCAAGCTCAACCGGAGCCATCTGATCAACGGCAAGGTCGCCTATCTCCTGCCGTGCCTTGGGCGGACCGAGGCCGACATCCAGGCGGGCGGCCCGCAGGCGGTCACGGTCGAGGACAGCACGTCGTGCATCCACGGCAGCATCGCGAAGCGTCCGCCGCCCGGCGAGCATCTCCGCTCGGAGCCCGCGATCGTCGCCGGCTTGGCCAAGGCGCTGCTGCCGCCCAATCCGAAGCTCGACTGGGACGGCTGGGTCGCCGACTACGCCCGCATCCGCGACGCCATCGAGGCGACCTATCCCGACCAGTTCCGCGACTTCAACGCGCGCATGTGGCAGCCGGGCGGGTTCCACCGGCCGCTCGGCGCATGCGAGCGGATCTGGAACACGCTGACCGGCAAGGCGAACTTCACGGTCCCTGAGACGCTGGCCGAGGATATCGACGTCACATCGGAGCGGCGCGACGTCCTGCAACTGATCACGCTGCGCAGCAACGACCAGTTCAACACGACCGTCTACGGCTATCGCGACCGTTTCCGTGGCGTAACCGGCACGCGCTCCGTCCTGTTCATGCATCGCAACGATATCGACCGGCTCGGCCTGTCCGAGGGGCAGGGGGCCTGTCTCGAGACGGCGGTCGACGACGGCATCGCGCGCTCCATGGACGGTCTGCAGGTCGTCGCCTACGACATCCCGGAAGGCTGCTGCGCCACGTACTATCCGGAGTGCAACCTGCTGATACCGCTTTGGCATCACGCCGAGGAGAGCAAGGTGCCGGCGGCGAAGGCGATACCCGTCGCCGTACGGAAGTCGCTCCGGGCTCCTGCCAATGGCGCGGAGGCTTGA
- a CDS encoding ABC transporter permease, whose amino-acid sequence MSGMHAYLTAPVPASPFQARMQQLWLAWWRLRSNPSAVLGLLILLLILMLALFAPLIATHDIFAQDLAQRLQPPSGEHLFGTDELGRDIFSRLVYGSRITLYIAVLTAIIVAPIGLLIGTTAGYLGGWVDIVLMRIVDVFLAFPSLVLALAFVAALGPGIENAIIAISLASWPPIARLARAETLSIRSSDYIAAVRLQGASSLRIILGHVVPMCIPSVVVRITLNMAAIILTAAGLGFLGLGAQPPSPEWGAMLSTGREFMLTNWWLAAVPGTAILLTSLAFNLFGDGLRDVLDPRHG is encoded by the coding sequence ATGAGCGGCATGCACGCCTATCTCACCGCGCCCGTGCCGGCCTCGCCGTTCCAGGCGCGCATGCAGCAGCTCTGGCTCGCCTGGTGGCGCCTGCGCTCCAACCCATCCGCCGTGCTGGGGCTGCTGATCCTGCTCCTGATCCTCATGCTCGCTCTCTTCGCGCCCTTGATCGCGACGCATGACATCTTCGCCCAGGACTTGGCTCAGCGCCTCCAGCCGCCGTCGGGTGAGCACCTGTTCGGCACCGACGAGCTCGGCCGCGACATCTTCAGCCGTCTCGTCTACGGCTCGCGCATCACGCTCTACATCGCCGTCCTGACCGCGATCATCGTGGCGCCCATCGGCCTGCTGATCGGCACCACCGCCGGTTATCTCGGCGGCTGGGTCGACATCGTGCTGATGCGCATCGTCGACGTGTTTCTCGCCTTCCCGAGCCTCGTCCTGGCGCTTGCTTTCGTCGCCGCCTTGGGACCCGGCATCGAGAACGCCATCATCGCCATCTCGCTCGCGTCCTGGCCGCCGATCGCCCGGCTCGCCCGCGCCGAGACGCTCTCGATCCGATCGTCGGACTACATCGCCGCGGTTCGCCTCCAGGGCGCGTCGTCCTTGCGCATCATCCTTGGCCACGTCGTGCCCATGTGTATCCCCTCGGTGGTCGTGCGCATCACCCTCAACATGGCCGCGATCATCCTGACAGCGGCGGGCCTCGGCTTTCTCGGCCTGGGCGCGCAGCCGCCCAGTCCCGAATGGGGCGCCATGCTGTCGACCGGACGCGAGTTCATGCTCACCAACTGGTGGCTGGCCGCCGTCCCCGGCACGGCCATCCTGTTGACCAGCCTCGCCTTCAACCTGTTCGGCGACGGCCTGCGCGACGTCCTGGATCCCCGCCATGGCTGA